In Aequorivita sp. H23M31, a single window of DNA contains:
- a CDS encoding DUF6913 domain-containing protein, which produces MLKTYKLRSLKRQTDKSLAERDVSQRNAPLTYLGFLVDEALYEDFEMLADFGVELGLQRKNIKIFTFIETRKKIPSVRQNQITNKEFGWNGEIKNESAIEFLNNSFDVLIGYYTGKHDFLDTLVAQSKAKFKIGCNSANEQFFDLLLNVDLNKPKDFREEVTKYLKILKKI; this is translated from the coding sequence ATGTTGAAAACATATAAACTCCGTTCTTTAAAAAGACAAACCGACAAATCTTTAGCCGAAAGAGATGTTTCCCAAAGGAACGCACCGTTAACGTATTTGGGATTTTTAGTGGATGAAGCTTTGTACGAGGATTTTGAAATGCTTGCCGATTTTGGAGTGGAACTCGGTTTGCAACGTAAGAATATAAAGATATTTACGTTTATTGAAACGCGAAAAAAAATTCCATCTGTAAGACAAAACCAGATTACCAACAAAGAATTTGGATGGAATGGCGAAATTAAAAACGAAAGTGCCATAGAATTTCTCAATAACTCCTTCGATGTACTGATTGGTTATTACACCGGAAAGCATGATTTTTTGGATACATTGGTTGCACAGAGTAAAGCAAAGTTTAAAATTGGCTGTAATAGTGCGAATGAACAATTTTTCGATTTACTTTTAAACGTTGACCTAAACAAACCCAAAGATTTTAGAGAGGAAGTAACAAAGTATTTAAAGATTTTAAAAAAGATATAA
- a CDS encoding helix-hairpin-helix domain-containing protein encodes MLLAIEASKSRDFDKVLFAIGIKDVGEVGAKNLAIHFKNLNNLMNATYEDLISIRDVGNSVAINILEFFASERNLEIIERLKVAGLKFEIVEKELGSNKLEGMTFVVSGTFSIERNELKRIIEDNGGKNVSSLSKNTSFLIVGENMGPSKKLRAEKDNIKMISEKDFFNMLL; translated from the coding sequence ATGCTTTTAGCGATTGAAGCGTCCAAGAGCCGTGATTTTGATAAAGTATTATTTGCTATTGGAATTAAAGATGTTGGGGAAGTCGGAGCTAAAAACCTGGCTATTCATTTTAAAAATTTAAATAATTTAATGAATGCCACTTATGAGGATCTAATTTCGATTCGTGATGTCGGTAATTCTGTAGCTATAAATATTCTTGAGTTTTTTGCAAGTGAAAGAAATTTAGAAATTATTGAAAGACTGAAAGTTGCCGGATTAAAATTTGAAATAGTGGAAAAGGAGCTTGGGTCGAATAAACTGGAGGGCATGACATTTGTCGTTTCGGGAACGTTTTCAATTGAAAGGAATGAATTGAAAAGAATAATTGAAGATAATGGTGGCAAAAATGTAAGCTCCTTAAGTAAAAACACTTCTTTTTTAATTGTGGGAGAGAATATGGGTCCCTCGAAGAAACTAAGAGCTGAAAAGGACAATATAAAAATGATTTCTGAGAAAGATTTTTTTAATATGTTATTATGA
- the porD gene encoding type IX secretion system protein PorD, with translation MRRILLILICIATANLTLAQELNCTLTIDAAQTGQPNLQLFRTLETQLREFINNTKWTDKTFKNQERIDCNMTLVISSIDGENFNGTLQIQSSRPIFDSTYDSPVYNYFDRQVDFRYKEFEPFNFNINTFESNLVSVVAFHVYTIIGLDADTYIPNGGESYFEIAKQITNTAAGSAYLGWKSKDGNQSRYQYNDALLSSVYKEFHQAMYDYHRKGLDLMAAKPKEAKEAVSNAITLLKGINDRRPNSFLLRTFFDAKSDEIQSIFSGGPQVDIVQLVENLNRMAPTKRSNWEEIKF, from the coding sequence ATGCGTAGAATTTTGCTTATTTTAATATGTATTGCGACGGCAAACTTAACATTGGCACAAGAACTTAATTGTACCCTAACCATAGATGCCGCACAAACGGGTCAACCAAACCTGCAATTGTTCCGTACATTGGAGACCCAATTGAGGGAATTTATCAACAATACCAAGTGGACCGACAAGACTTTTAAAAATCAGGAGCGTATAGACTGCAATATGACTTTGGTGATAAGCAGCATAGATGGCGAAAATTTTAATGGTACGCTTCAGATACAATCTTCTCGTCCTATATTCGATTCTACCTATGACAGCCCCGTTTATAATTACTTCGATCGTCAAGTAGATTTTAGATATAAAGAATTCGAACCTTTCAACTTTAATATAAACACCTTTGAGTCCAACCTGGTTTCCGTTGTAGCTTTTCACGTTTACACGATTATTGGTCTCGATGCTGACACCTACATTCCCAATGGAGGAGAATCCTACTTCGAGATTGCAAAACAAATTACCAACACCGCTGCCGGTAGTGCTTATTTAGGCTGGAAATCAAAGGATGGGAATCAATCGAGATACCAATATAACGATGCACTACTTTCTTCCGTTTATAAGGAATTCCACCAGGCGATGTATGATTACCATCGAAAAGGCTTGGATCTTATGGCTGCCAAGCCAAAAGAAGCGAAAGAAGCAGTTTCAAATGCCATTACATTGCTAAAAGGAATTAACGACAGAAGACCGAACTCATTTTTGCTTCGAACTTTTTTTGATGCAAAAAGCGATGAAATTCAATCTATTTTCAGTGGCGGACCACAAGTGGATATAGTCCAGTTGGTGGAGAATCTTAACCGAATGGCACCTACCAAAAGAAGTAATTGGGAAGAAATAAAATTTTGA
- the dapA gene encoding 4-hydroxy-tetrahydrodipicolinate synthase has protein sequence MKELIGTGVALITPFKEDFSVDVEGLKKVVNFNIENGIDYLVVLGTTAETATLSKEEKQLVIDTVILANKKRVPLVLGIGGNNTQEVINEMQNTNVSDFTAILSVSPYYNKPTQEGIYQHFSAIAKAAPLPIILYNVPGRTASNVLPETVFRLANDFDKIIAIKEAAGDIVQAMRLIAGCPKDFLVISGDDMITLPMVLAGGAGVISVIGEGFPKEFSKMVKLGLDKKAEEAYKIHYKIAPAIDYIFAEGNPAGIKAVFKKLGICGDTVRLPLVGVSNNLRKMIDSFVENF, from the coding sequence ATGAAAGAATTAATAGGTACCGGAGTAGCATTAATCACACCCTTTAAAGAAGATTTTTCTGTTGATGTGGAAGGACTCAAAAAAGTGGTCAATTTTAATATTGAAAATGGAATTGACTATCTAGTTGTGCTCGGTACTACCGCCGAAACTGCCACTCTTTCCAAAGAAGAAAAGCAACTAGTTATCGATACGGTAATTTTAGCGAATAAAAAACGGGTTCCGTTAGTTTTAGGCATTGGTGGCAATAACACCCAAGAAGTAATTAATGAAATGCAGAACACGAACGTTTCCGATTTTACTGCTATCTTATCTGTTTCGCCCTATTACAACAAACCTACCCAAGAAGGGATTTACCAACATTTTTCTGCAATTGCGAAAGCTGCTCCCTTACCCATAATACTCTACAACGTTCCTGGTAGAACCGCATCCAATGTATTACCGGAAACGGTATTCCGTTTGGCCAATGATTTTGACAAGATTATCGCTATTAAGGAAGCTGCCGGAGATATAGTGCAAGCTATGCGATTGATTGCTGGCTGTCCAAAGGATTTCCTGGTAATTTCAGGAGATGATATGATCACCTTGCCAATGGTTCTTGCCGGTGGAGCCGGAGTTATTTCCGTAATTGGCGAAGGTTTCCCAAAGGAATTTTCTAAAATGGTCAAGCTCGGTTTGGATAAAAAGGCTGAAGAAGCTTACAAAATCCACTACAAAATAGCACCGGCCATAGATTACATTTTTGCCGAAGGGAATCCAGCAGGGATTAAAGCTGTTTTCAAAAAGCTGGGAATCTGTGGTGATACCGTTCGCTTACCGTTAGTTGGAGTAAGCAACAACCTCCGAAAAATGATTGATTCCTTTGTTGAAAACTTCTAA
- the coaBC gene encoding bifunctional phosphopantothenoylcysteine decarboxylase/phosphopantothenate--cysteine ligase CoaBC: MAVLSGKNILLGITGGIAAYKAAFLVRLLVKKGANVKVVMTTSAKEFVTPLTLSTLSKNEVFSSFTTEPSGENPEENPLWNNHVELALWADLMLIAPATANTMSKMASGGADNLLLAVYFSAKCPVYYAPAMDLDMYIHPTVSEVFKKLDSFGNIQIPATYGELASGLVGQGRMAEPEDIVTFLENDILKKLPLKGKKVLITAGPTYEAIDPVRFIGNHSSGKMGYAIAEVASKLGAEVILISGPVSLKLEDDYVKIIRVTSAEEMYRAAHQYFPNCDIAILSAAVADYRPADVSSEKIKKKDDDLVLNLTKTKDILKSLGEIKQKQFLVGFALETQNEEENAKLKLKKKNLDLIVLNSLRDEGAGFQSDTNKVTLISKDNKVLPFPVKAKAEVAKDILDYIIEKTYA, encoded by the coding sequence ATGGCTGTTTTGAGCGGTAAAAATATCTTGCTGGGCATTACCGGCGGGATTGCCGCCTACAAAGCGGCTTTTTTGGTAAGGCTTCTTGTGAAAAAAGGAGCAAACGTAAAAGTGGTGATGACAACTTCTGCCAAGGAATTTGTTACACCTCTTACGCTTTCTACACTTTCCAAAAATGAAGTATTTTCCTCCTTTACCACTGAGCCATCAGGGGAAAACCCAGAGGAAAATCCCCTTTGGAACAATCATGTAGAACTTGCGCTTTGGGCAGATTTAATGTTAATTGCACCCGCCACCGCAAATACGATGTCTAAAATGGCAAGTGGAGGGGCGGATAATCTGTTGTTGGCAGTTTACTTTTCGGCAAAATGTCCGGTATATTATGCTCCCGCAATGGATTTGGATATGTATATACATCCAACGGTTTCAGAAGTCTTCAAGAAATTGGACAGTTTCGGAAATATCCAAATTCCCGCAACCTATGGCGAATTGGCAAGCGGATTGGTAGGCCAGGGAAGAATGGCTGAGCCAGAGGATATTGTTACATTCTTAGAAAACGATATTTTAAAGAAACTTCCCTTAAAAGGAAAAAAAGTACTGATTACAGCTGGTCCCACTTATGAGGCAATTGACCCTGTTCGATTTATAGGAAACCATTCTAGCGGAAAAATGGGTTATGCCATAGCCGAAGTAGCTTCAAAACTTGGTGCGGAGGTAATTCTTATTTCAGGACCGGTAAGTTTAAAGTTGGAAGATGATTATGTAAAAATAATCCGGGTTACTTCAGCCGAAGAAATGTACCGAGCGGCCCATCAATATTTTCCCAATTGCGATATTGCTATTTTAAGTGCCGCAGTTGCCGATTATCGTCCCGCAGATGTTTCTTCGGAAAAAATAAAAAAGAAAGATGATGATTTGGTTCTAAATCTTACAAAAACCAAAGATATACTTAAATCTCTAGGTGAGATAAAACAGAAGCAGTTTTTGGTCGGTTTTGCTCTTGAGACCCAAAACGAAGAGGAAAATGCAAAATTGAAACTCAAAAAAAAGAATTTAGATTTAATTGTTTTAAATTCGCTTCGAGACGAGGGAGCTGGTTTTCAATCGGACACCAATAAGGTAACCCTAATTTCAAAGGACAATAAAGTACTTCCTTTTCCTGTTAAAGCTAAGGCTGAGGTGGCAAAGGATATTTTGGACTATATTATAGAAAAAACATATGCGTAG
- the recN gene encoding DNA repair protein RecN encodes MITTLAIKNYALIEDIRVDLEEGLTVITGETGAGKSIILGALALLLGKRADIGSVKDASKKCVVEGHFLIENYNLQAIFEENDLDYDAHTILRREILPSGKSRAFVNDTPVSLSQLQSVAPLLVDVHSQHETLEIASESFQLEVIDTLAENFKILKTYQEQLREFQAHEEKLEALKLEKVSATKELEYNTFLYNELKQAGLEGLDQQELEETYETLNNAEEIQNAFFQAEQLLQEESVGGIETAKEARLAVGRIKGFSTTYEDYWQRLNSAIIELEDLSEAMRNTAEKVASDPQRLFEVNEKLQQLYKLQQKHNLQTVGELLEFQNSLEEKVNKTLGLEDEITQLEKQAKQFSEAAHKSALVIHKGRTNAIPQLKKQLEEILGLLGLPNAQFQFNLKSSSDFRRNGTDTLELLFTANKGMALGPLKKVASGGEMSRIMLAIKAVLARYKKLPTLIFDEIDTGVSGEIANKMSTIMWEMGRNMQVLSITHLPQIAAKGENHLKVYKEDIDHVTVTHLRKLDREERISEIAQMLGGKNISEAAIANAKELLN; translated from the coding sequence GTGATTACAACTCTCGCTATAAAAAATTATGCACTTATAGAAGATATTCGTGTGGATTTAGAAGAGGGACTTACCGTAATTACCGGTGAAACCGGAGCTGGAAAATCTATTATTCTGGGGGCTTTAGCTTTATTGCTGGGCAAACGTGCCGATATTGGCAGCGTAAAGGATGCCTCGAAAAAATGTGTTGTTGAGGGTCATTTCTTGATAGAGAACTATAACCTACAAGCTATTTTTGAGGAGAATGATCTTGATTACGACGCCCACACAATTCTTCGTCGTGAAATATTGCCGAGTGGAAAGTCCCGCGCTTTTGTAAATGACACTCCTGTATCATTATCCCAACTTCAATCCGTTGCTCCTTTATTGGTTGATGTTCACAGCCAACACGAAACTCTGGAAATCGCTTCGGAGAGCTTTCAATTGGAGGTAATAGATACTTTAGCGGAAAATTTTAAAATTTTAAAGACTTATCAGGAGCAGCTCCGCGAATTCCAAGCCCATGAAGAAAAGCTGGAGGCTCTAAAATTGGAAAAGGTCTCTGCAACCAAAGAGTTAGAATACAATACGTTTCTTTATAATGAATTAAAGCAGGCGGGTCTTGAAGGATTGGATCAACAGGAATTGGAAGAGACCTATGAAACATTGAACAATGCCGAAGAAATACAAAATGCGTTTTTTCAGGCAGAACAATTGCTTCAAGAGGAAAGTGTTGGAGGTATTGAAACTGCCAAAGAAGCCAGGCTTGCTGTAGGACGGATCAAGGGTTTTTCCACTACCTATGAAGATTATTGGCAGCGATTAAACAGTGCGATTATTGAACTGGAAGATCTTTCAGAAGCAATGCGAAACACTGCCGAAAAGGTAGCTTCCGATCCGCAACGTCTCTTCGAAGTAAATGAAAAACTTCAGCAACTTTATAAATTGCAACAGAAACACAATCTGCAAACTGTTGGTGAGCTTTTGGAATTTCAGAATTCCTTAGAGGAAAAGGTTAACAAAACCTTAGGGCTTGAGGACGAAATAACACAGCTTGAAAAGCAAGCGAAACAATTTTCCGAAGCCGCACATAAATCTGCCCTGGTAATCCATAAGGGAAGAACGAATGCCATTCCGCAGTTAAAAAAGCAATTGGAAGAAATCCTGGGTTTATTAGGATTGCCGAATGCGCAATTTCAATTTAATTTAAAATCTTCCTCAGATTTTAGACGAAATGGAACGGATACGCTGGAGCTGTTATTTACTGCAAACAAAGGTATGGCTTTGGGTCCCTTGAAAAAAGTGGCCTCAGGTGGAGAAATGAGCAGGATAATGCTTGCCATAAAAGCAGTATTAGCACGCTATAAAAAACTACCTACACTTATATTTGACGAAATTGATACGGGAGTTTCGGGTGAAATAGCCAATAAAATGTCCACCATAATGTGGGAAATGGGTAGAAACATGCAGGTTTTGTCAATTACGCATTTACCCCAAATTGCCGCAAAGGGAGAAAACCATCTAAAAGTATATAAAGAAGATATAGACCATGTTACGGTTACTCATTTAAGAAAACTGGACAGGGAAGAACGGATTTCAGAAATTGCCCAAATGCTTGGAGGGAAGAATATTTCGGAAGCAGCTATTGCAAATGCAAAAGAATTATTGAATTAA
- a CDS encoding outer membrane protein assembly factor BamD, whose protein sequence is MRFPTLLLICISLFFASCGQYQKVLRKDDMGKKYVYADSLYKKGKYKKALKLMEQLVPAYRGKPQAERLMFMYANTFYELGDSYSAGYQFERFTQAYPQSDSTEIAYFKSAKSFYNLSEPFSLDQKETYRGMEKLQGFINTYPNSDKRAEANSLVTELRTKLEKKQFETAKQYYRIEDYKAAIESFDNFIADNPGTSFREEAFLYRLKAAYALAINSLPSLVQERLATAKGYYNSFTKYYKDTDSAAEAYEISQKIDEKLVSKETKPTI, encoded by the coding sequence ATGCGATTTCCTACTTTACTCTTAATTTGCATTTCCCTATTTTTTGCTTCCTGTGGTCAGTACCAAAAGGTACTTCGCAAGGATGATATGGGCAAAAAATATGTCTATGCAGATTCTCTTTACAAAAAAGGCAAATATAAAAAAGCATTGAAGTTGATGGAGCAATTGGTTCCCGCGTATAGGGGGAAGCCTCAGGCGGAGAGACTGATGTTTATGTACGCCAACACGTTTTACGAATTGGGCGACAGTTATTCAGCTGGATATCAGTTTGAGCGATTTACCCAAGCGTATCCTCAGAGCGACAGTACGGAAATAGCATATTTTAAATCCGCAAAGAGTTTTTACAATCTTTCGGAACCATTTTCCTTAGATCAGAAAGAGACCTACAGAGGTATGGAAAAACTGCAGGGTTTTATTAACACCTATCCAAACTCCGATAAAAGGGCCGAGGCAAATAGCCTCGTTACCGAACTCAGGACCAAATTGGAAAAAAAGCAGTTTGAAACTGCTAAACAGTACTACCGTATTGAGGATTATAAAGCTGCTATTGAATCGTTCGATAATTTTATTGCGGATAATCCAGGTACATCCTTTAGGGAAGAAGCATTTTTATACAGATTGAAAGCTGCTTATGCTTTGGCCATTAATAGCTTACCATCTTTGGTTCAGGAACGTTTAGCGACCGCCAAGGGATATTACAATAGCTTTACAAAATATTATAAGGATACTGACTCGGCGGCAGAGGCCTATGAAATTAGCCAGAAGATTGACGAAAAGTTGGTGTCCAAAGAAACAAAACCTACTATTTAA
- a CDS encoding DNA-directed RNA polymerase subunit omega — protein sequence MDIKNSDAPISTVTLDKDLIDAPTENIYEAISIISKRANQINGDIKKELLEKLDEFATYNDSLEEIFENKEQIEVSKFYERLPKPHALAVQEWLEDKIYYRNTKEEESLEG from the coding sequence ATGGATATAAAAAATTCAGACGCACCCATTAGTACAGTCACTCTTGACAAAGATTTGATTGATGCTCCAACCGAAAACATTTATGAGGCTATTTCTATTATTTCTAAGAGAGCCAATCAAATAAACGGTGATATAAAAAAGGAACTTCTTGAAAAATTGGATGAGTTTGCTACTTATAACGACAGTCTTGAAGAGATTTTCGAAAATAAGGAACAAATAGAGGTTTCCAAGTTCTATGAAAGACTTCCTAAGCCACACGCTTTAGCGGTACAGGAATGGCTAGAGGATAAAATCTACTACCGAAATACAAAAGAAGAGGAATCGTTGGAAGGATAA